The DNA sequence GGAGTATCACTCAAAATTCTAAACTGCTGGCTGAAGTGATTTTTATTTGACCATTTTAACTAATTTAGATGgattaaaaaagttaattaaaattggttgataatttaaaatttataaaaaaaatatgttaatggtctaagattatttttatttaaaaaaattaatttaataaaatatgtagttgaatataatttattggaagttaaaaaactatattaaatataaggataaatttaaaaaataatattttatattttataaattttctatatGGTCAAGTacctataaaataaaacaattaaaaaaacagaggGATTTACTTAAGTAATCGCGGGGATTTTATCACTTAAATCAATCTTGATTGGTGCATGAAAaattatgtgtgtatatatatacatataataatttctttttaaaaaaattcaaattattaaattgagtTTTGAGATGGTAAAAGCTTTACATGTGGAGATGACATTGGATTCCAGTGAGTGCCAAGCAATCAGTGAAGAAGACACACTCATGTTGGTAGATCTCCAAACCTTCAATTATTGAAACATCTTATATACTTTTCTAgttattttgcttctttttctttgtcattTTACCCGTTTTTGCCCTTTGTCATTATCCTAAAGGTTTTGTGAGAAAAACATTTTTATCTACAAACCAATAAACCGATACtttatcaataatttatttaattaatcatactgtaatacatatatatatatatatatatatatatatttgacaaatagATTACAAATATCCCCATTTAAGAGAAGTCAAAGATATACAAACATGAATCAAGTTCAATAAACTGTATCCTTAGTTTATGAGAGTTTTAGAATTCAATCTAGAGTCTCCTCCAAAATGAGCACATTATATAAAGAATCCAGTATCAAAAGATTATGAACCATTGGTCAATATAATCTATATGGTTAGAGgcgtttttttaatatactatttaatatttcagttaattttaatatttgtatgaattaatttaagggtttaaaagtaaatttctatttttggattttaaagataaataaataagtatgatatttttttgaaatcaaaTAGACAATTAGAGGTATTTTGAGGGATACATAAAATGATTTATTACATTGAAAACTCATAAACTAATATTTTTGTTCGTTATGATGTATCAACGCTAATATAATGTTAGCGTTGACTTAATCAAGCTAATAGAATGGGGAAAAAATCactcttgtttttttgtttctatatttatttaggTAATTCACATGAGActtattacttataatataaGGAAAGTGCTCTGAattcaatttattataaatattaaatcaatTGCAAAATATACCGCATTGCCTACTCATAAAGTAGCCATTTTTGTCAAGCaatttatgatattatattGATTAGGGTAAATACAAAGAAACtgacactaaaaaaaaaaaaatttattcgtcttccaaaaatatatttgtttaagagtaaaataaattttttaatttattattatttttattttaatatattatatattataattaaatacaacaagcatattaaaaaaataccagGCATAACAAAAGATTCTAAGTTTAAAAACAGGGGCTTATCCAAATTATAAAAAGCTTGGCTTGTTTAAACAAAGCAGTTTCatatttaatgtatatatataaaaaaatattatgatagaAAAAGATGTATCATCTTACAGGGGTTAtccaatttatatttttatcataaattgaTTTAGAATCCATAGCTCCTATGAATAAGTgtgcatttttaataaaatagacaaaatcAATGTCGGGGGACGAGCGAGGGAGCTCTCCTGAGAGAGATCGGCTCTGTCAACCAGGAGTGCATTCAACTTTCAAGTGCCCTCAACTATCAAAGTGGGGAGAGTTGAATTCACTTTTCACCCAGAGGTCAaaggggtgcttgagcacccccttatcccaacaaattatatatatatatatatatatatatatatatatatatatatatatatatatatatatatatatatatatatatatatcactgtgaGGAGGCGTAGTTCAAAAGCCCTCTCTCTAATTTTCTCTCACACACTCACtattcatttgaatttttttattttatttttttaaaaaaataacaatttttataaatgaatactgataattaaaaaaatgtttggaaaaaaatatattattttgatattttatatattggttcatataatataaaagatcaaaaaaattatttttagccatttattacaaatcaatttatatagaataaaaattataatttttaaaaaatagtaaaaatatattatttgaccTAGCGATTTTTATAAggtaggatatatatatatagaaaaatactTATAACATTCTATTGTTTGGcccttaatttttttggtacgttttacataaaaaaaattattgactgTATTTTAtagtctcttttattttttatttttttaaatagatcgATCAAACGACAATGAATATGTCATTTAACTAAtctgattatatatttttctaaattttttttaataaatctcagCACCCCCTCTACTTTTCTTCTGATTTCGACACTGGTTTCACCCGGTGAAGAGAATCGTGTACAGTTGGTCTAAACGTCATTtggtataaaaattaaactatatatatatatatatattaaacaggGGTAATAGTAGAATCACAAGGTATGACAAGGCAACAACCATGCATGACCAAGTGATGGTGCCAAACTTGTCTCCTTCCCTGGTCCAGCTCACCACCCTCCCTCTTCTTGTTGGAAGGTGTCCATCTCTCAACATGCTCACATGGAATTTATCatctaattaaacatttttCTCACCTTTCTTTccccatttttatttatttactttttaattccCTCCATCCACCTCTCTACCTTTCCCACCATCCATTATTCCCTTTCTcctaaaaaaagagaaaacccatttaattaaatttaaaaaaaaaaataaaaaaaataaaacaaaaccagATCTCAACCAATGTATCCTCCTTCCACTACTACAAAAACCCAACCCTGTTTCCTTCCCTCTCTATCCTCTCTACCTCccattctcttcttctcttctaccaATTTATATTCATCCACAAAAatcaattcatttttatttttaatttccattcttttccacacacacaccccccacacacacaaaaagaaaaagagaaagaaatgagagaaatcCTTCACATTCAGGCAGGACAATGTAGGGAACCAAATTGGAGGGAAGTTTTGGGAGGTGGTTTGTGATGAGCATGGAATTGATGCAACTGGTAACTATGTGGGAGGTTCTAGCCTTCTACTGGAGAGAGTGAATGTGTATTATAATGAGGCAAGTGGTGGGAGATATGTCCCAAGAGCTGTGCTCATGGATTTGGAGCCTGGGACAATGGATGCCTTAAGAACAGGACCTTATGGTCAAATTTTCAGGCCTGATAACTTTGTTTTTGGCCAGAATGGTGCTGGGAATAATTGGGCTAAGGGCCATTACACTGAGGGTGCTGAGCTTATTGATGCTGTTCTTGATGTTGTTAGGAAAGAAGCTGAAAATTGTGATTGTTTACAAGGTattattttctctctttctttttaattttatcatttctgAATTGTTGAAAAACTATTGAGAAGATTATAGATCTAGACATCTGgttgaaaaaagaaatgaaatatcaattttttttttttttttgctgagtgtttgataataaatatagagttattagtctaaaaaaaattttagattataaGAAGATGAGTGGATGATTGGTTTGAGATCATAAATTATTGATGAACTTATGTGATTTAAGTTAAAatacttttataatttaaaaaacatatctaATTAAGGTATActctttgtgatttatttgtaaGGAGATCTATTATaaagaatttttcttttcttacttaTAACTTTTAAGTGGTGTTAAAATtaactttaaattaaatataatgagaaGGTTTATTATTCTATAAATGAATTGTTTTGAGATTAATGAATAAAAGTTAAGTCAGAATTAATCATTTAAGACATATCTTAGAGGCAACTAGATAAcataattcttgtttttaatgaacaaaaagaatttttttctttttttctaataaaaaaatactaaaaaaagtatttctaactaatatataaaaaataatacacataTTTTTACCATAAATGTTAATCTAATTACATGCATTATATTATGTATGAAAAAACAGGATTTCAGATATGTCATTCACTGGGAGGAGGGACAGGATCTGGGATGGGAACATTATTGATCTCAAAGATTAGAGAAGAGTATCCAGACCGTATGATGCTAACATTTTCAGTATTTCCATCACCCAAAGTGTCAGATACAGTGGTGGAACCATACAATGCCACCTTATCTGTGCATCAACTAGTGGAAAATGCTGATGAGTGCATGGTTTTGGACAATGAAGCCCTCTATGATATTTGCTTCAGAACTCTCAAGCTCACCAACCCTAGCTGTAAATTTCTTCtctcccttttcttttttatttccttgttttatcatatatatggtTTGGTTAATTTGAATATAACTGTTATATGTTTTGATCTATAATTTCCGAATTAACTGATATGGAACTATTAGTTAttctaataattaataacacaACTTATCTCTCAATGAAAGCTAATTCATAGGAAGGAAGGAGCCCATGTTTCTTGTGTGCAAGTAGTACACTTTTAGTAGCTGGATCTGTGTGGATggcaattttaaaaaaaaaaaaaacaatgttgttGTGGTGGATGTGGTCCATTGGTCAAGTTACTCCAAAATCTTTAGCATAAATTGTTTGAAAGCTGATTCAATGAGCCACACACCTAAACCACCCTCCCTTTCATTAGGACAAAAAAGCATTTTTATAAGATTAATGAACTCACAATAaagatgttttttatttataatatgtcTATATCTAATAGTAATATTTGTTTGCACGGATGTAAGCACAAATTTTTGAACCTCTGTTCTTAATAGCAAAAGATTAGCTATATCCataatttttcatcttttaataTGATATCACAGTCATTATTGTTATATCAACTATGGTATGATCTATTAAAAGTAAGTGATTtggaatttcatttttttatgcatgttgaaaaaaatatctACTGAAAGAGCTCATAtagagtttttaaaactttgaatttttaataatggtGGGTCAACGactatatgcatatataccataattataattattatatcaatAAAGATTGGTCCAAGAAATAGAAGTTTACATCACTGAAGTGAGTGATTTTGGATTCGAATTTTTGTGTATGCAAAAAAACACATGTTAGGAAAGGCTTACTTTATTATAGAACTTCTAGTATTTTGCTCGGATTGATTTAGAGTCGATTACTTCTAGGAAACCAATGAGTCAAAGaccatatattattaataataatatgaggTTGAGTTTTCTAGAGATATCTCCGATCCTAAATAATCTTGTCCCCTAAATCACTGCCACCATTGTCTAATCCAAATACGGTCATTCTTTCCGCTCACtcactttttttcttattttttattttttacctaTATTTATGTCTATGggtgtttataaataataaattcttatttttttcagtttttttgcTTACGTTTGATTTGATGTTTATGAACGTCCGTAGATGATGAATTCTATAATAACGTTATATTCTGTTTAATGTATGAATCCAGTTGGAGATTTGAACCATTTGATATCAACAACAATGAGTGGAGTGACATGCTGCCTCCGTTTCCCCGGCCAACTGAACTCCGACCTCCGCAAGCTCGCCGTCAACCTCATCCCCTTCCCCCGCCTCCACTTCTTCATGGTCGGCTTCACTCCTCTCACCTCTCGCGGCTCTCAACAATATCGTGCTCTCACCATTCCCGAACTCACCCAACAAATGTGGGACGCCAAGAACATGATGTGCGCCGCCGACCCCCGCCACGGCCGCTACCTCACCGCCTCCGCAATGTTCCGCGGCAAAATGAGCACCAAAGAAGTCGACGAGCAAATGATCAATGTCCAAAACAAGAACACTTCCTACTTCGTTGAGTGGATTCCCAACAATGTCAAGTCCAGTGTTTGTGATGTCCCTCCTAAAGGCATGTCCATGTCTGCCACATTCATGGGTAACTCCACCTCAATTCAGGAGATGTTCCGCCGTGTTGCCGAGCAGTTCACGGTCATGTTCCGGCGCAAGGCTTTCCTGCATTGGTACACTGGAGAAGGCATGGATGAGATGGAGTTCACTGAGGCTGAGAGTAACATGAATGATCTTGTTTCTGAGTATCAGCAGTATCAGGATGCCATTGCTGAGGATGAGGAGGAGTATGTGGAGGAGGCTGAGGAGAACTGAGATTCAATCAGCGTTTCAGTGTTGCTTGTGATCATAATGTGTGTTTTGTGAGACTTTTGTGATTCTGATGCTACTCAAACTCAGTAATAATGGTGGTCTTTGTTGTCTCCCCACatataatctctctctctctctatatatatatatatagctcttGTATGATCTCATCATGTCTTTCTGTATGTATATGTTGTTATTTGGAATTTAATTGAAATTGAAGGTTTGTAAAAAGAACTCATGAGTTTATGTTGTTTGAATTGATgccacattttcttttcttttatttattatagaaaaatggataaactataaatattaaaaaaaaaaattaaaggttaGCAGAAAGAccacaaagaaaaggaaagagacaaaacaaaaatctcACAACagaaataaatccataaaacatgaagaacaaaacACTAACACTAAAAACAGGGAAGATCACTATACTAAGGACTATAACAACACAAAAGATAGACAAGCGGCGATCTTTCTTCAGGTGTTAAAAACCATCAAGTCTGGTCTGGGTCTTCTGGATGACTAGTGAGTTTCCGCGAAGTTGAGACCTCTTTTAATAGTTAGGATCGTTTCTTTAAGCATGATCTTTTTTTACAACTAGTTGCActgtttattcattttgttttgttttgagcctgtaatacaaatttaataagactttctgttatttttataaaataatagagaCATTGATTATTGGAATCAATTAAGATAGAAAGAAATTGGAAACGCTTGAGGTGAAGAGTTGTAGTGAAATTTTTGTCTTTTGATCCTGGATAAGAGCAATGTGGAAAggaaaaatttatgtaaatgacTCTAAATAGTTGGGATTAATGACTTGttgttatatatgtatgtatgtatgtatgtatgtatgtatgtgtaaaAATGAATGCATATGATGAACAGAATTTTAGTTGTTGTCTATGGAAAATGGGAATAAGGATTCTCATTTCCAGGCCAAATCAGCTTGGAAGTTGTTTAAGCAAACAAAGTATGAAATTCCACACTGCAACACAGTCACACTCTTCATTGAAGCAAAAAATCAAACACTTTGCGAGTGCCGGAGAGTTTGAGCATGTCTTTGATCTCTGTAGAGCTGTCCATCTTTCAGAATCAAAGCTTGATTCTTTCACACTCCCTTGTGTTCTCAAGGCCTGCACCACCCTCTTGGCCTTTGAAGAAGGGCTATCAATCCatgcattcatcatcaaaaGTGGCCATGAATGCAATCTCTATCCCATGAATTCTTTGATTGAAATGTATACCAAGTTGGGCTTTTTACCAGATGCTCGcaaagtgtttgatgaaatgcctcagaggAATCTGGTGTCTTGGAATTTGATGATTTCTGGCTATGGGGCATGTGGTTATCCAGAACTTGCACTTGAATTCTGTGGTTTGATGAGAAGCCAATTTATTGCTTTGGATGAAGTAGGCATCAAGATCATTCTTCGTATATGCGGCAGTGTGCAGGCTCTGAGAGCCGGCGAGTCTattcacgcccgtgtgtttgtgtttggtttATCTAATGAAACTACATTGCTAACAGCAGTATTAGATATGTATGGCAAATGCAGAAAACTGGATGCTGCAGAGCAAGTGTTTGATGAGATATTGTGCAGAGATGTCGTCTGTTGGAATGCGATGATAACCGGGTATTCGAAAGGCAATAAGCCAGAGAAAATGCTTGAGCTTTTCAAGAATATGTTAGTAGAGAACTTCAAGCCTAGCATCCCGACAATGTTGCTCTCAATTCAAGCTTGTACTCAGTTGTCGCTACTTCATTTCGGCAAGGCACTGCATAGTTATGCAATCAAAAACGGTTTTTTCCCGGATGTTTCCATAGGGGGATTACTGATAGACTTGTATTCAAAGTGTGGTGAACTTGCCTCTGCTTGTTCGGTTTTCTATGGGATGTCGAAAAGGAGATTAAGTTTAAATTCATGGAGTTGTTTGATGAATGGCCTTGGCATGCATGGACATGGGAAAGCAGTTTTGATGGTGTTCTTTCAAATGCTGAAGAATGGGATTGATCCTGATGGCATTTGCTTTCTTCTGATTCTATCTTCTTGTAGTCATAATACTGGGTTTTTCGGATATAGGGCGGAGAGTTTTCCGTTATATGGTAGAACAGTTTTGGAATTCGACCAACAATGGAGCATTATCGCGAGCATGGTCGATATTATCGGTCGGTCTGGATGCTTAGAGGAAGCCTTGAAGTTCATATGCAAGATGCCCTGTAGAACCAAACAGCGATGTATACGGAGCATTCCTTGGGGCATGCAGGATCCATGGACACTTGGAGATGGAAAGAGTGTTTACCGATTTTTTCGTTGATTCAGATTGCACAATTCCCGGGTTTTATAAGCTTGTATTGAGTGTACATGCCTGCAGAAATAACTGGGATGAAGTTTCGAAGATCAGAAGACTTATTGAAGAGAAGAGATTCAAGAGCTCTTGTGGTTGCAGTCTAATTGAATCTAGCTGATTAATCTTCGGCATTATGAAGTTTCAGATACAACATAATCAAAGATCAGGTTCAATGAAAAGAGCTTTCTATTGCTTCAAAGTTTAACTTCTCTTACAAAGTAAAGTAGTACATTATGTTTAACTGGATTATTACCATCACCATCATGTACAGATCACTTGAACTAAATCAACGCTGAATATTTCCTTTCCATAACTGAGAACTTCTATAGACAACCTtcaacaaaattagaaaatgaattgaattataCTTAGCTAAATCCTAAAACCGATTTTTCCTAGAAACCCTCATGGCTTGCACATGGACTGAAGCTCCACAGTTGTCAGTAATATCATACATGTTGGTCTAGACCCGTCCGATTGGCGAAAAGGGTGGGTCTAGAAGGAAGGATGGATGGATTTGTTCCAACCTCTTCttcgtttttttcttttcatccttTGCTACTGCTTCAATTAGGTTCCTCACTTCCTCCTCAAGTAGTAACTTCAGTGAGTTAGAGTACAGTCTTAGTCTGTTCTCTTCACAACCACCGGAAGTTTCGGAACCATGTAACATTGCAATACAAATTGAGAATGCCTGTAATGCCGATAATTGTGCATGGAATTGAACTGAATACACTCCTTTTCCTTCAGCTGTGACTGTCAAAGCAGGTACTTTGTCTTTCTTTCCCTGTTTACAGAGCAGTTAAAGACAAAATAATGTTTAAAGGAATTAAAAGATTACAGAGGGCGAAAGGTTATTGGAATACAAAATGTAATTAGTATAAATTGGTTATAATAGTTGTATCACACAGATCAATTCTATATGGGTTTCAGAGAGCCCATATGGGTTCCGAGAACATAGCCATTGTGTTAAAGTATTAATTTCTTGGTAAATAGAACAGGTGCTCGAAAGTGGCAATCAACAATCTAGGTGATGAGTAAGATAGCATTCGTGTTCAAGGTGATTTTGTATTCATTCATAGCAA is a window from the Dioscorea cayenensis subsp. rotundata cultivar TDr96_F1 chromosome 2, TDr96_F1_v2_PseudoChromosome.rev07_lg8_w22 25.fasta, whole genome shotgun sequence genome containing:
- the LOC120274103 gene encoding putative pentatricopeptide repeat-containing protein At3g11460, mitochondrial, encoding MGIRILISRPNQLGSCLSKQSMKFHTATQSHSSLKQKIKHFASAGEFEHVFDLCRAVHLSESKLDSFTLPCVLKACTTLLAFEEGLSIHAFIIKSGHECNLYPMNSLIEMYTKLGFLPDARKVFDEMPQRNLVSWNLMISGYGACGYPELALEFCGLMRSQFIALDEVGIKIILRICGSVQALRAGESIHARVFVFGLSNETTLLTAVLDMYGKCRKLDAAEQVFDEILCRDVVCWNAMITGYSKGNKPEKMLELFKNMLVENFKPSIPTMLLSIQACTQLSLLHFGKALHSYAIKNGFFPDVSIGGLLIDLYSKCGELASACSVFYGMSKRRLSLNSWSCLMNGLGMHGHGKAVLMVFFQMLKNGIDPDGICFLLILSSCSHNTGFFGYRAESFPLYGRTVLEFDQQWSIIASMVDIIGRSGCLEEALKFICKMPCRTKQRCIRSIPWGMQDPWTLGDGKSVYRFFR